The Brachyspira hyodysenteriae ATCC 27164 genome includes a window with the following:
- a CDS encoding transglycosylase domain-containing protein: MFKKKIKDNSNNNVVKKKKSKLKKFILTIFIVCLFISVTVGIIGIYFVGGVYKDWVARRDQSMAMLEEYYDIIVIRGNEKRIRYFNPLNPFGDSPPTKIYDRNNILIGEYMPPAYEVVNVDDINPLLEQTLLLMEDQKFYSHKGINYFRTAYLGIQTILTRKIVGGGSTLTQQLAKLLFTKSERTIERKLFEMFAAREIEQKYTKKEILAMYFNTVYLGDGNYGFEAAANHYFNKPLRQCRLLEYAILVGMLPNPTYYSIVNNPDNSRKKVEQILSRLVKNNIIDKQTMEAELDLFDKEYTNINKQVKGAQWKMTVNRTPYVNEYVRQELLNYFNKDELALSGLKIYTTVNERYYRIADSVMKENIRKLQSSSSNRSYQGAMVSIDPKTGGILVMIGGDGYTLQNQFNRAVQAKRQIGSVIKPFIYLYAFEGGAQPFSTMLDTNYSYPQGAGKPAYSPRNFDRRYRGEITLETALSKSINTIAVKLLNDIGLSYFIEHSREFFGENAYIPNALSIGLGTMEMSPLDLASAYSALANGGIKYEPYIVDKIIDIDGNELSVTALVDRTPHKISATSPSSYYFLNSTLQKVIAPGGTAYRSASTYGFKYPSYSAKTGTTSEHRDNWFAAYNDEIVTITWIGSDRNDLLPNNVTGGATTALATFQYLDSITPSSKREFNWPVPNDVLIVEICQDSGLPRNHTCVNVSPLTVGGNVDLSTQCPIDHLRTATPRNEATNDAMMEDEGDFYYTPLDENSNSYDSNQNDNIQNNNNDNNIYLLPEDNIEDPSLGNIRS, encoded by the coding sequence ATGTTTAAGAAAAAAATTAAAGATAATAGTAATAACAATGTAGTAAAGAAGAAAAAATCAAAGTTAAAGAAATTTATATTAACTATTTTTATAGTATGTTTATTCATATCCGTTACAGTAGGTATAATAGGTATATATTTCGTTGGAGGAGTATATAAAGATTGGGTTGCCAGAAGAGATCAAAGTATGGCTATGCTTGAGGAATATTATGATATAATAGTTATAAGAGGTAATGAAAAAAGGATAAGATATTTCAATCCTTTAAATCCTTTCGGAGATTCTCCACCTACAAAAATATATGATAGAAATAATATATTAATAGGTGAGTATATGCCTCCTGCTTATGAGGTTGTTAATGTTGATGATATTAACCCTCTTTTAGAGCAGACTTTGCTTTTGATGGAGGATCAGAAATTCTATTCTCATAAAGGTATAAATTATTTTAGAACAGCTTATCTAGGCATACAAACAATTTTAACTAGAAAAATAGTAGGCGGCGGTTCTACACTTACTCAGCAGTTAGCTAAACTTCTATTTACTAAAAGCGAAAGGACTATAGAAAGAAAACTTTTTGAAATGTTTGCAGCAAGAGAGATAGAACAGAAATATACTAAGAAAGAAATTTTGGCTATGTATTTTAATACTGTTTATCTTGGTGATGGAAACTACGGATTTGAAGCCGCTGCTAATCATTATTTTAATAAGCCTTTAAGACAATGCAGATTATTAGAGTATGCTATATTGGTTGGCATGCTTCCAAACCCTACATATTACTCTATAGTTAATAATCCGGATAACAGCAGAAAAAAAGTAGAGCAGATATTATCAAGACTTGTAAAAAATAATATTATAGATAAACAGACAATGGAAGCTGAGCTTGATTTATTTGATAAAGAATATACTAATATCAATAAGCAGGTTAAAGGTGCTCAATGGAAGATGACTGTGAACAGAACACCTTATGTTAATGAGTATGTAAGACAAGAATTATTAAATTATTTTAATAAAGATGAGCTTGCATTATCCGGCCTTAAAATATATACAACAGTAAATGAAAGATATTATAGAATAGCTGATTCTGTAATGAAAGAAAATATAAGAAAATTACAGTCTAGTTCTTCAAATAGAAGTTATCAAGGTGCAATGGTATCAATAGATCCAAAAACAGGTGGAATACTTGTTATGATAGGTGGAGACGGATACACATTGCAAAATCAGTTTAACAGAGCAGTTCAGGCAAAAAGACAAATAGGGAGTGTAATTAAACCTTTTATTTATTTATATGCATTCGAAGGCGGTGCGCAGCCTTTTTCTACTATGCTTGATACAAATTACAGCTATCCTCAAGGAGCCGGAAAACCTGCATATTCACCTAGAAATTTTGACAGAAGGTATAGAGGCGAAATAACTTTAGAAACAGCATTATCAAAATCAATTAATACTATAGCTGTTAAATTATTAAATGATATAGGACTTTCTTATTTTATAGAACATTCAAGGGAATTTTTTGGAGAAAATGCTTATATACCAAATGCTTTATCTATAGGTTTAGGAACTATGGAAATGAGTCCGCTTGATTTAGCTTCAGCATATAGTGCATTGGCTAATGGCGGTATTAAATATGAGCCTTATATAGTAGATAAAATTATTGATATAGATGGTAATGAACTTAGTGTTACAGCTTTAGTCGATAGAACTCCTCACAAAATAAGTGCAACTTCCCCATCATCTTATTATTTTTTAAATTCTACTTTACAGAAAGTAATAGCACCAGGCGGAACTGCATATAGAAGTGCTAGTACTTATGGATTTAAATATCCTTCATATTCAGCTAAAACAGGTACAACAAGTGAGCATAGAGATAACTGGTTTGCTGCATATAATGATGAAATAGTTACTATTACTTGGATAGGAAGCGATAGAAATGATTTGCTTCCAAATAATGTTACAGGAGGAGCTACTACTGCTTTGGCTACATTTCAATATCTTGATTCTATAACTCCATCATCTAAAAGAGAATTTAATTGGCCTGTTCCTAATGATGTATTAATAGTGGAAATTTGTCAGGATTCAGGACTTCCTAGAAATCATACTTGTGTAAATGTATCGCCGCTTACAGTAGGAGGAAATGTTGATTTATCTACTCAATGTCCTATAGATCACCTTAGAACAGCTACCCCTAGAAATGAAGCAACTAATGATGCTATGATGGAAGATGAGGGAGATTTTTATTATACTCCTTTAGATGAAAATAGTAACAGCTATGATAGTAATCAAAATGATAATATCCAAAATAATAACAATGATAATAATATATATCTACTGCCTGAAGATAATATAGAAGATCCTAGTTTAGGAAATATAAGAAGTTAA